The sequence CGACTCGCGGGTTCTTGTCATCACGGGCGCCGGCGACAAGGCCTTTATTGCGGGCGCCGACATCGGGGAATTTGAAGGACAAACGCCGTTGACGCAGCGCGAAGCAATGAAAGAGCCGCGCATCTTCGATGCGATCGAAGGATTTCCGAAACCGGTGATCGCGATGATCAACGGCTTCTGCCTCGGCGGCGGTATGGAACTCGCTCTGGCCTGCGATCTGCGCGTCGCAAGCGATACCGCAAAGCTGGGCCAGCCTGAAATCAACCTCGGCATCATTCCCGGCGGCGGCGGGACGCAGCGCCTGACACGGCTGGTCGGTGAAGGAAAGAGCATGGAGTTGATACTGACCGGCGATCTGATCGATGCGGTGGAAGCGAAAGCGATCGGTCTCGTGAATGATGTCGTTCCCGCAGCGGACTTGCAGGCCCGCGCGATGGCGCTCGCCGGCCGTATCGCCGAGAAGAGCCCGATCGCGTTGCGCATGGCGAAAGAAGCGGTCAAAACCGCTGCTCGAATGAATC comes from Terriglobia bacterium and encodes:
- a CDS encoding enoyl-CoA hydratase-related protein; translation: MVYQNILLATKDRISVLTINRPDKRNALNQATRDEILHALDSLKASPDSRVLVITGAGDKAFIAGADIGEFEGQTPLTQREAMKEPRIFDAIEGFPKPVIAMINGFCLGGGMELALACDLRVASDTAKLGQPEINLGIIPGGGGTQRLTRLVGEGKSMELILTGDLIDAVEAKAIGLVNDVVPAADLQARAMALAGRIAEKSPIALRMAKEAVKTAARMNLREGLDRETDLFSLTFGSEDKAEGVRAFLEKRKPDFKGR